The proteins below are encoded in one region of Peribacillus muralis:
- a CDS encoding ABC transporter substrate-binding protein, translating into MLRVKSLFTIFTIFAVFLLAACGNSEDKTSGTNADDKKEDTSYTIEHAMGSTELKKTPKRVVVLTNEGTEALIALGIKPVGAVQSWLGDPWYDHIKADMDGVEVVGVEHEVNLEKIASLKPDLIIGSKIRQEAIYGKLSAIAPTVFSETLRGDWKENFKLYSKAVNLEDKGNDVIAQFDKHVGDLKAKLGDKVNQEVSVVRFMAGTTRIYYTDSFSGVIFDQLGFKRAEQQKELFTADNKLGNLAIEVGKEVIPKMDGDILFYFTYAPEGDKQALSTAKEWTNDPLWKNLDAVKKGNAHEVSDATWNTAGGVIAANKMLDDLENIMLKK; encoded by the coding sequence CACCATTTTTACTATATTTGCAGTTTTCCTGCTTGCAGCTTGCGGGAACTCGGAAGATAAGACGTCAGGAACGAACGCTGATGACAAAAAAGAGGATACAAGCTATACGATCGAGCACGCAATGGGCTCGACTGAATTGAAGAAAACACCAAAAAGAGTGGTCGTTTTAACGAATGAAGGTACTGAGGCATTGATCGCTTTAGGGATCAAACCTGTCGGTGCCGTACAATCTTGGCTTGGCGACCCTTGGTATGACCATATTAAAGCTGATATGGATGGAGTCGAAGTAGTAGGTGTGGAGCATGAAGTGAACTTAGAGAAAATCGCATCACTTAAGCCTGACTTGATCATCGGCAGCAAGATTCGCCAAGAAGCCATTTATGGTAAATTAAGCGCCATCGCCCCTACCGTCTTTTCCGAAACGCTTAGAGGTGATTGGAAAGAAAACTTTAAGCTTTATTCAAAAGCCGTAAACCTTGAAGATAAAGGGAACGACGTAATTGCACAATTCGATAAGCACGTTGGGGATCTTAAAGCTAAGTTGGGCGACAAGGTCAATCAAGAAGTTTCCGTCGTCCGTTTCATGGCTGGCACTACACGCATTTATTATACTGATTCATTCTCTGGAGTGATTTTCGATCAATTAGGCTTCAAACGTGCTGAACAACAGAAGGAACTGTTCACAGCTGATAATAAGCTAGGCAACCTTGCCATCGAGGTAGGCAAAGAAGTCATTCCTAAAATGGACGGAGACATCCTCTTCTACTTCACTTACGCTCCTGAAGGCGACAAACAAGCACTCAGCACAGCAAAAGAGTGGACGAACGATCCGCTTTGGAAAAATCTTGATGCAGTCAAAAAAGGAAATGCCCATGAAGTCAGTGACGCGACATGGAATACAGCAGGCGGGGTCATTGCCGCTAATAAAATGTTGGACGACCTAGAAAACATTATGCTGAAAAAGTAA
- a CDS encoding PDZ domain-containing protein — protein MTTDWLIACMIGLGKLFLHPLLYISIAYCLFIGYLRVKRERHDFNTKVYRNTMELRSLLSHGLIWGLLLSCLTLASGMTIPLAAMLIMAGVTILAVLTMNKRIVSPVYTVGLTFFILFFLYDRELKLPILQDAINQLDRSIYPTLVILIGLLLIAEGFLIVSHGSKKVSPQLQVSKRGQPIGVYVSQRIWLIPMFVMIPGGQLPAPFDWYPVFSIGDMAISPIVLPILIGFKQKVHGMLPEQAIRAHGKKVGALGVVITALAIVGYWYPMLALITVILAIIGREFLHYSQRAMDERLPFYFSKSKLGVQILGVIPQSPADKMGLVKGEVISKINGVIVREEEELYRALQINRAHCKLEVIDNNEQIRFVQRALFDGEHYELGILFVDDQLKESGQVG, from the coding sequence TTGACAACGGATTGGCTGATTGCATGCATGATAGGATTAGGAAAACTATTTTTGCATCCTTTGCTTTATATTTCGATTGCATATTGTTTATTCATCGGCTATCTTCGTGTTAAACGGGAGCGCCATGACTTTAATACGAAGGTTTACAGGAATACGATGGAGCTGCGTTCCTTGTTATCTCATGGATTGATATGGGGGCTGCTTCTTTCATGCCTAACGTTGGCATCTGGGATGACCATTCCCTTGGCAGCGATGTTGATCATGGCCGGAGTGACGATTCTTGCTGTATTGACGATGAACAAGAGGATCGTTTCACCCGTATATACGGTGGGACTCACCTTCTTCATCCTTTTCTTTCTATATGATAGGGAGCTAAAGCTCCCGATATTGCAGGATGCCATTAATCAGCTCGATCGTTCCATCTATCCGACACTTGTTATTCTGATAGGGCTCTTGCTGATTGCGGAAGGATTTTTAATCGTTAGCCATGGAAGCAAGAAGGTCTCCCCGCAGCTGCAGGTGTCAAAAAGGGGGCAGCCGATAGGTGTTTACGTCTCACAAAGGATCTGGCTCATTCCGATGTTCGTCATGATACCGGGAGGACAACTTCCTGCTCCTTTCGATTGGTATCCGGTTTTTTCAATCGGTGATATGGCAATATCCCCAATCGTACTGCCGATTTTAATCGGTTTCAAACAAAAAGTGCATGGTATGCTCCCAGAGCAGGCAATCCGGGCACACGGCAAAAAGGTTGGGGCTCTAGGAGTGGTCATTACGGCATTGGCCATCGTTGGCTACTGGTACCCGATGCTTGCACTCATAACGGTCATTTTGGCTATCATCGGCCGTGAATTCCTGCATTATTCCCAAAGGGCAATGGATGAAAGGCTTCCTTTTTATTTTTCAAAAAGCAAGCTGGGCGTCCAGATCTTAGGCGTCATCCCTCAGTCCCCGGCTGACAAAATGGGGTTAGTCAAAGGCGAGGTCATATCGAAAATCAACGGTGTCATCGTCAGGGAAGAAGAAGAGTTATACAGGGCACTTCAAATCAACCGGGCCCATTGCAAGCTTGAGGTCATTGACAACAATGAACAGATTCGTTTCGTCCAAAGGGCATTATTTGACGGCGAGCATTATGAATTGGGCATTTTGTTCGTTGACGATCAACTGAAGGAAAGTGGCCAAGTTGGCTAA
- a CDS encoding S41 family peptidase — protein sequence MVKKWVLPLAIIMSLAIGAVGGLYWTSLQDKNETKHESPAISKDKDWAKVEQAYGLIISEYVEQVDGSRLVEGAIQGMLSALKDPYSVYMDKETAKQFNETLDSSFEGIGTEIGMEDGKVIIVSPYKDSPAEKAGLKPKDQILKVNGESVEGLDLYETRLKIRGEKGSPVKMEVKRAGVSNPLEFNMVRAEIPLDTVFSSVKEVAGEQIGYIELTTFSENTAADFKKKMKQLEKKGIQGLVIDVRGNPGGLLSSVETILGEFIIKDKPYLQIAERTGETQSFFTSLKKAKTYPIAVLTDKGSASASEILAGAMQEAGGYPLVGEKTFGKGTVQQAVPMGDGSKIKLTLYKWLTPSGNWIHKKGIEPTIKVKQPDYFNAHQLAVEGVLKRDMNDEQIQYAQSILKGLGFETGREDGYYDWNTEIAVKAFQKQFGLKVTGKLDAKTAAHLESAILEKIQDEDNDIQLRTALNYLVK from the coding sequence ATGGTCAAAAAATGGGTACTTCCGCTAGCAATCATCATGTCATTAGCCATTGGAGCAGTGGGGGGCTTATATTGGACAAGCCTCCAGGACAAAAATGAAACGAAGCATGAAAGCCCAGCCATATCCAAGGATAAGGATTGGGCAAAAGTGGAACAAGCTTATGGCTTGATCATTAGTGAGTATGTCGAACAGGTCGATGGCTCCCGTTTGGTGGAAGGTGCGATCCAAGGCATGCTATCAGCTTTGAAAGATCCTTATTCCGTATATATGGACAAGGAGACCGCCAAACAATTCAATGAAACCTTGGATTCCTCGTTCGAGGGGATCGGTACTGAAATCGGCATGGAGGATGGCAAGGTGATCATCGTATCTCCATACAAGGATTCGCCTGCAGAAAAGGCGGGTTTGAAGCCAAAGGATCAAATCCTTAAGGTGAATGGTGAGAGTGTGGAAGGCTTGGATTTATATGAAACCCGCCTGAAAATCCGTGGTGAAAAGGGCTCTCCCGTCAAAATGGAAGTAAAGCGGGCAGGAGTTTCCAATCCACTAGAGTTCAATATGGTGCGTGCGGAAATTCCACTGGATACTGTATTTTCATCCGTTAAAGAAGTGGCCGGGGAGCAGATTGGCTACATCGAGTTAACCACTTTCTCTGAAAATACGGCGGCAGATTTCAAAAAGAAGATGAAGCAGTTAGAAAAGAAAGGGATTCAAGGCTTGGTCATAGATGTACGCGGCAATCCAGGAGGGCTGCTTTCCAGTGTGGAAACGATTCTTGGCGAGTTCATCATCAAAGACAAACCATATTTGCAAATAGCGGAAAGAACGGGAGAAACGCAATCGTTTTTTACAAGTCTTAAGAAAGCGAAAACGTATCCGATTGCAGTCTTGACGGATAAAGGGAGCGCTTCAGCCTCGGAAATCCTAGCTGGGGCGATGCAGGAGGCAGGTGGCTATCCATTGGTCGGGGAGAAGACCTTCGGGAAAGGAACCGTGCAGCAGGCAGTACCGATGGGAGATGGAAGTAAAATTAAACTTACACTGTATAAGTGGCTGACGCCTTCAGGGAATTGGATTCATAAAAAAGGGATCGAACCGACGATCAAAGTCAAGCAGCCGGATTACTTTAATGCTCATCAGCTTGCGGTTGAAGGGGTCCTGAAGCGTGACATGAACGATGAACAAATCCAATATGCCCAAAGCATTCTGAAGGGACTTGGTTTTGAAACGGGACGAGAGGACGGCTATTATGATTGGAATACGGAAATTGCAGTAAAAGCATTTCAAAAGCAGTTTGGTCTGAAAGTGACAGGGAAGCTGGATGCGAAAACCGCCGCCCATTTGGAAAGTGCGATTCTGGAAAAAATCCAGGATGAAGATAATGATATTCAGTTGCGTACCGCTTTGAATTACTTAGTGAAATGA
- a CDS encoding murein hydrolase activator EnvC family protein, with translation MKKNIIAMNASIMIGLGSLLAVPSVHAESISDLEKQKESIQEKRSGVESNISDTEKKIDNLQDKQMTAEEQIDAIEAKIAESDKKIDAKNAEITQTKKEIEALKKEIEVLKERIAKRNEVLKERALSFQETGGDVNYLEVLFGSSSFGDLVDRVGAVATIAEADRDILKQHELDKKDLEEKQNAVETKLASLEVAKVELLEIQKQQKQQKQEKDALVKKLKEQTKKHEDEKMGLEEEKANLSAQEKAIKSAISLEHQRLAELEAARKKAAAEAKKRAEQEAAQAAKAAKAASQASQSKQQSSSGSSAKSSSAPAPSHSSASVSSVPAVSSGTFTRPSAGYVSSTMGERWNKQHAGIDIAASGTVPVVAAADGIVSRSYFSSSYGNVVFVTHSISGQQWTTVYAHLSSRQVSEGAVVAKGQQVGIMGNTGHSFGQHLHFELHKGAWNYSKSNAVNPLNYIPN, from the coding sequence TTGAAAAAAAATATTATTGCCATGAATGCTTCCATCATGATTGGGTTGGGAAGCCTTCTGGCGGTACCATCCGTTCATGCTGAGTCCATATCGGATTTGGAAAAGCAGAAAGAATCGATTCAGGAAAAACGTTCAGGTGTAGAATCGAACATTTCTGACACGGAGAAGAAAATCGATAACCTTCAGGATAAGCAAATGACCGCAGAAGAACAAATCGATGCAATTGAAGCGAAAATTGCAGAATCCGACAAAAAAATCGATGCTAAAAATGCTGAGATCACTCAAACGAAAAAAGAAATCGAAGCATTGAAAAAAGAGATTGAAGTATTGAAAGAGCGGATCGCCAAACGTAATGAAGTATTGAAGGAACGGGCACTTTCCTTTCAGGAGACTGGTGGGGATGTCAATTACCTTGAAGTGCTATTCGGATCATCCAGTTTTGGGGATTTAGTGGACCGTGTAGGAGCTGTGGCGACGATTGCCGAGGCCGACCGGGATATTTTGAAGCAGCATGAGCTTGATAAAAAAGATCTTGAAGAAAAACAAAATGCTGTTGAAACGAAACTCGCAAGCCTAGAAGTCGCAAAAGTCGAGCTATTGGAAATTCAAAAGCAGCAAAAACAGCAAAAGCAGGAAAAGGATGCTTTAGTTAAGAAACTGAAAGAACAAACTAAAAAGCATGAAGACGAGAAGATGGGCTTAGAGGAAGAAAAGGCAAATCTTTCTGCTCAAGAAAAAGCCATCAAATCAGCAATCAGCTTAGAACATCAACGTCTTGCAGAATTGGAAGCGGCTCGTAAAAAAGCGGCAGCCGAAGCTAAGAAACGTGCAGAGCAGGAAGCGGCACAAGCAGCAAAAGCAGCAAAAGCAGCATCCCAAGCTTCACAATCCAAGCAACAATCTTCATCGGGATCAAGTGCAAAAAGCAGTTCAGCGCCAGCACCTTCCCACTCTTCGGCAAGTGTAAGTTCAGTACCTGCTGTATCCTCGGGTACATTCACTAGACCTAGTGCAGGATATGTATCTTCCACAATGGGAGAACGTTGGAATAAACAACATGCCGGCATTGATATTGCTGCCAGTGGAACGGTTCCGGTTGTAGCGGCAGCCGATGGCATCGTAAGCCGTTCTTATTTCTCGAGTTCGTACGGTAACGTCGTCTTTGTGACCCACTCAATCAGCGGACAGCAATGGACTACGGTTTATGCACATTTAAGCTCCAGGCAAGTAAGTGAGGGCGCTGTGGTTGCCAAAGGTCAGCAAGTTGGCATCATGGGGAACACTGGCCATTCATTCGGACAGCATTTACACTTCGAGCTACATAAAGGCGCATGGAATTATAGCAAATCGAATGCTGTCAATCCTTTAAACTATATACCTAACTAA
- the ftsX gene encoding permease-like cell division protein FtsX — MKFRTLSRHFRESFKNIGRNGWMTFASVSAVTVTLTLVGVFLVLMMNLNHIAGNVENDVEVRAHIDNAANENDIKAIGKKITEMDGIESVVFSPKDEELTNLIDDLGDNGDAFKPFEQDNPLRDVYIIKTKSPQDVIKVAKKVEDFDYIQSVKYGQGYVEKLFSFVNIARNIGIVLIVGLLFTAMFLISNTIKITIVARRKEIEIMRLVGATNTFIRWPFFLEGLWLGILGSIVPIGLVSVLYYNLYKYAQPQITFKFVELLPASPFIYQVSAILIVIGAVIGIWGSLMSVRKFLKV, encoded by the coding sequence ATGAAATTTAGAACATTGAGCCGTCACTTCCGTGAAAGTTTTAAAAATATCGGCCGTAATGGATGGATGACGTTCGCTTCAGTAAGTGCGGTAACGGTCACTCTAACATTGGTTGGCGTCTTTTTAGTGCTCATGATGAATTTAAATCATATCGCGGGAAATGTGGAAAATGATGTTGAAGTTCGCGCACATATTGATAATGCGGCGAATGAAAACGATATAAAGGCAATCGGAAAGAAAATTACGGAGATGGATGGCATTGAATCGGTCGTTTTCTCTCCAAAAGATGAAGAACTTACGAATTTGATAGATGATTTAGGTGATAATGGTGATGCTTTTAAGCCGTTTGAGCAGGACAACCCTTTAAGGGATGTTTATATCATCAAGACGAAATCTCCGCAAGATGTCATCAAGGTGGCAAAAAAGGTCGAAGATTTTGATTATATTCAAAGCGTCAAATACGGACAGGGCTACGTAGAGAAGCTATTCAGCTTCGTGAATATTGCAAGGAACATAGGGATCGTCCTTATTGTTGGCTTACTATTCACGGCTATGTTCCTGATTTCGAATACGATCAAAATCACCATTGTAGCTAGAAGAAAAGAAATCGAGATCATGAGATTGGTAGGGGCAACGAATACATTCATCCGCTGGCCATTCTTCTTGGAGGGATTATGGTTAGGAATACTCGGTTCAATCGTGCCGATAGGTCTGGTTTCCGTCCTCTATTACAATCTTTATAAATATGCACAACCGCAGATTACGTTCAAATTCGTTGAGCTGCTGCCGGCAAGTCCATTTATTTATCAAGTTTCGGCAATCCTCATCGTGATAGGTGCCGTTATCGGAATCTGGGGAAGCTTGATGTCCGTCAGGAAATTCTTAAAAGTATAA
- the ftsE gene encoding cell division ATP-binding protein FtsE, producing MIEMIDVKKTYPNGVIAINGINVKIKPGEFVYVVGPSGAGKSTFIKMMYREEKPTSGNILVNGLSLPSIRNSKVPLFRRNIGMVFQDFKLLQTFTAYENVAFAMEVIEKEPEEIKKRVMEVLDLVGIKHKARMLPSELSGGEQQRVAIARSIVNDPKVVIADEPTGNLDPETSWEIMNIFEEINKRGTTLVMATHNRDIVNNIKRRVIAIESGKIVRDEHRGDYGYEI from the coding sequence ATGATAGAAATGATAGATGTGAAAAAGACATACCCAAATGGCGTCATTGCCATCAATGGGATCAACGTAAAAATAAAGCCGGGCGAATTCGTTTATGTAGTAGGACCGAGCGGTGCCGGAAAATCGACCTTCATCAAAATGATGTATAGGGAAGAAAAGCCGACTAGTGGGAATATCTTGGTCAATGGACTTAGCCTGCCAAGTATCCGCAATTCGAAAGTTCCTCTATTCCGCCGCAATATCGGTATGGTATTCCAGGATTTTAAACTCCTTCAAACATTCACAGCGTATGAAAACGTGGCATTTGCAATGGAAGTCATCGAAAAGGAACCGGAAGAAATCAAAAAGAGAGTCATGGAAGTCCTCGATCTCGTTGGCATTAAACATAAAGCGAGAATGCTGCCTTCCGAGTTATCTGGGGGAGAACAGCAGAGGGTTGCGATTGCCCGGTCGATCGTAAATGATCCGAAGGTCGTCATAGCCGATGAGCCAACAGGGAATCTTGATCCCGAAACATCTTGGGAAATCATGAACATATTTGAAGAAATAAATAAACGCGGAACGACGCTAGTCATGGCCACGCATAATAGGGACATCGTCAACAATATCAAACGACGGGTCATTGCCATAGAAAGTGGAAAAATAGTTCGCGATGAACATCGAGGTGATTACGGATATGAAATTTAG
- the cccB gene encoding cytochrome c551, with protein MKMKWMALLLGTSLALAACGGNDDASDKEPAGEGSETTTAGAGDAAKIYENKCSSCHAVNLEGGVGPNLTKVGAKLTKADIEKVIANGQGAMPKEIIKGKEASMVAEWLAEHK; from the coding sequence ATGAAGATGAAATGGATGGCCTTATTGTTGGGGACTTCTTTGGCATTGGCTGCATGTGGCGGGAACGATGATGCTTCGGATAAAGAGCCTGCAGGTGAGGGCAGCGAAACGACAACGGCAGGAGCCGGTGATGCCGCCAAGATTTATGAAAACAAATGTTCAAGCTGCCACGCTGTCAATCTCGAGGGTGGCGTTGGACCAAACTTAACGAAGGTCGGCGCGAAGCTGACGAAGGCTGATATCGAAAAGGTCATTGCTAATGGGCAAGGAGCAATGCCAAAGGAAATCATCAAAGGCAAAGAAGCCAGCATGGTCGCTGAATGGCTTGCTGAACATAAGTAA
- a CDS encoding YitT family protein has protein sequence MRKRYREPKPPIMQKLIEYGLVIVGSAIIAIGFNVFLLPNQIASGGVSGISTILRSTLGWEPAYVLWGFNIPLFIAGLIILGKHFGAKSLIGTLFLPLVVFLTKDWSAWTNDALLGSICGGLMVGLGLGIVFRGKGSTGGTDLAAQIFHKYAHLSLGTCVAIIDGIIVLSAAIVFDIEKGLYALIGLYVTSKTIDLVQVGLNRSKMALIITNNERDVRDAILHELDRGVTGISGYGGYTDDTRPIMLCVIDQSEFTKLKQLVKIVDPKAFVIVMDASEVLGEGFKLE, from the coding sequence ATGCGAAAAAGATACAGGGAGCCGAAGCCGCCCATTATGCAAAAGTTAATTGAATATGGACTGGTAATTGTGGGCTCGGCCATAATTGCCATCGGTTTTAATGTCTTCTTACTGCCCAACCAAATTGCATCGGGCGGAGTCAGCGGGATCAGTACGATCCTCAGGTCCACTCTCGGCTGGGAGCCAGCCTATGTGCTGTGGGGGTTCAATATCCCGCTATTCATTGCGGGACTCATCATTCTTGGAAAGCATTTTGGTGCCAAAAGCTTGATTGGTACCTTGTTTTTGCCTCTTGTCGTATTTCTGACAAAGGATTGGTCTGCATGGACGAATGATGCTCTACTCGGTTCCATTTGCGGGGGATTGATGGTCGGCCTTGGCCTTGGGATTGTCTTTCGTGGGAAGGGCAGCACAGGAGGCACCGATCTGGCTGCGCAGATTTTCCACAAGTATGCCCATTTGTCTTTAGGGACCTGTGTTGCCATTATCGATGGCATCATCGTGTTGAGTGCCGCGATCGTTTTTGATATTGAAAAAGGGCTTTATGCGTTGATTGGCTTGTATGTGACAAGTAAAACGATCGATCTTGTCCAAGTAGGATTGAACCGATCCAAGATGGCACTCATCATCACGAATAATGAACGGGATGTAAGGGATGCCATCTTACATGAGCTGGACCGAGGCGTAACGGGGATATCCGGCTATGGCGGGTATACGGATGACACCCGCCCAATCATGCTGTGTGTAATAGACCAGTCCGAATTCACCAAATTGAAACAATTGGTGAAAATCGTTGATCCTAAAGCGTTTGTAATCGTCATGGATGCATCGGAAGTGCTGGGGGAGGGTTTTAAACTGGAGTGA
- the prfB gene encoding peptide chain release factor 2 (programmed frameshift) — protein MELGEIRNELERTAQRLTDFRGLFDLDEKEARIAQLENEMTHPDFWNDQQKAQTVINETNALKEQVTQLADLNESYENLDLTYELVKEENDAELLAELEEEITILSQKMNEFELQLLLSEEYDSKNAILELHPGAGGTESQDWGSMLLRMYTRWGEKRGFKVETLDYLPGDEAGIKSVTLLFKGHNAYGYLKAEKGVHRLVRISPFDSSGRRHTSFVSCEVMPEFDETINIEIRTEDLKVDTYRASGAGGQHINTTDSAVRITHLPTNTVVTCQNERSQIKNKAQAMNMLKAKLYQREIEQQQADLDEIRGEQKEIGWGSQIRSYVFHPYSMVKDHRTSAETGNLGAVMDGDIDMFIDAYLRSKL, from the exons ATGGAATTAGGAGAAATAAGAAATGAACTTGAACGGACAGCGCAACGATTAACGGACTTTAGG GGTCTCTTTGACTTAGATGAAAAAGAGGCACGAATCGCTCAGCTTGAAAATGAGATGACACACCCTGACTTTTGGAACGATCAGCAAAAGGCGCAGACTGTCATCAATGAAACGAATGCATTGAAGGAGCAAGTAACCCAGCTGGCTGATTTGAATGAATCATACGAAAACCTGGATTTGACGTATGAGTTAGTGAAAGAAGAGAATGATGCCGAACTTTTGGCAGAGCTTGAAGAAGAAATCACGATCCTTTCACAAAAAATGAATGAATTCGAACTGCAGCTACTTTTAAGCGAAGAATATGATTCGAAGAATGCCATTCTTGAACTGCATCCTGGTGCAGGCGGAACGGAATCCCAGGATTGGGGTTCGATGCTGCTGCGCATGTATACAAGATGGGGAGAAAAAAGAGGCTTCAAAGTGGAAACCCTTGATTACCTTCCAGGTGATGAAGCTGGAATCAAGAGTGTCACCCTGCTTTTCAAAGGGCATAACGCCTACGGATACTTGAAAGCGGAAAAAGGCGTTCACCGTCTTGTTCGCATTTCACCTTTCGATTCATCAGGGCGACGCCATACATCCTTCGTTTCGTGTGAAGTCATGCCGGAATTCGATGAAACGATCAATATCGAGATACGTACGGAGGATCTGAAGGTCGATACGTACAGGGCAAGCGGTGCTGGCGGTCAGCATATCAATACGACCGACTCGGCAGTCCGTATCACCCATTTACCTACCAATACGGTAGTTACGTGCCAAAACGAAAGATCGCAAATCAAGAATAAGGCTCAAGCGATGAATATGCTTAAAGCCAAATTGTATCAACGTGAAATTGAACAGCAACAAGCGGATCTGGATGAAATCCGCGGTGAGCAAAAGGAAATTGGCTGGGGAAGCCAAATTCGTTCTTATGTTTTCCATCCGTATTCCATGGTTAAAGATCACCGTACAAGTGCGGAGACCGGAAACTTGGGTGCGGTCATGGATGGGGATATTGATATGTTCATCGATGCGTACTTGCGTTCAAAATTATAA